The Solibacillus sp. FSL W7-1436 genome window below encodes:
- the racE gene encoding glutamate racemase: MNAPIGVIDSGVGGLTVAKAIMELLPNETIYYIGDTARCPYGPRTKQEVRNFTWEMAKALEKMNVKMLVIACNTATAVALESLQKHMPFPVLGVINAGARAAIKKTKRNEVVVLATEGTIKSGAYEEAVKSLSTKAKIIPLACPTFVPLVESGEYEGQFSYDLVAKGLKPLEDERFDTVILGCTHYPILQKQIEAAVGSQVHVLSSAEETAKDVEAILSYTGQLRTDEKPPQHILHASGSVPIFRSIAERWLEKGELDIRKITFQK; encoded by the coding sequence GTGAATGCCCCAATTGGTGTTATCGATTCCGGAGTTGGCGGATTAACAGTAGCAAAGGCAATTATGGAGCTTTTGCCGAATGAAACAATTTATTATATAGGTGATACGGCGCGATGTCCTTACGGGCCACGCACAAAGCAAGAAGTCCGCAATTTTACATGGGAGATGGCAAAAGCACTCGAAAAGATGAATGTGAAGATGCTTGTCATTGCATGTAATACTGCGACTGCCGTTGCATTGGAAAGTCTGCAAAAACATATGCCATTTCCGGTTTTAGGAGTTATTAATGCAGGGGCACGAGCGGCCATAAAAAAGACAAAGCGCAATGAAGTTGTCGTATTAGCGACAGAAGGCACGATCAAAAGCGGCGCATATGAAGAAGCGGTGAAATCATTATCGACAAAAGCGAAAATAATTCCACTTGCCTGTCCGACATTTGTGCCACTTGTTGAAAGTGGCGAATACGAAGGCCAATTTTCGTATGACCTCGTTGCGAAAGGGTTAAAGCCGCTTGAAGATGAGCGATTTGATACAGTCATTTTAGGCTGTACACATTATCCTATATTACAAAAGCAAATTGAGGCAGCAGTAGGCTCACAAGTTCACGTCCTGTCATCTGCCGAAGAAACGGCTAAAGATGTCGAAGCGATTTTAAGTTATACAGGACAATTACGTACAGACGAAAAACCGCCGCAGCATATCCTGCATGCATCTGGATCCGTGCCGATTTTCCGTTCCATAGCAGAACGTTGGCTGGAAAAAGGTGAATTGGATATCCGTAAAATTACATTCCAAAAATAG
- a CDS encoding MarR family winged helix-turn-helix transcriptional regulator, with product MKDQSTHSSESVAILEKELRYISHLIKQKGREILSNYTITPPQFIALQWLHESGDMTIGDLSTKMYLAFSTTTDLVDRMEKNELVQRVRDENDRRVVRIHLLPEGERIIQEVILKRQNYLRDITQEFNAEEFEQLSRTLQKLHLLMK from the coding sequence ATGAAAGATCAAAGCACACATAGCTCTGAATCTGTAGCAATCCTGGAAAAAGAACTGAGATATATTTCACACTTAATTAAACAAAAAGGTCGGGAAATTTTAAGCAATTATACGATTACACCTCCGCAATTTATTGCATTGCAATGGTTGCATGAATCAGGTGATATGACGATCGGTGACTTGTCGACGAAGATGTATTTAGCATTTTCGACAACGACAGATTTAGTGGACCGGATGGAGAAAAATGAATTGGTACAGCGTGTCCGTGACGAAAATGATCGACGTGTTGTACGGATTCATCTTTTACCTGAAGGCGAAAGAATTATCCAGGAAGTTATTTTAAAGCGTCAAAATTATTTGCGGGATATTACCCAGGAATTTAACGCAGAAGAGTTTGAACAATTATCAAGAACATTACAAAAACTACATTTATTAATGAAATAG
- a CDS encoding helix-turn-helix domain-containing protein, with product MNRPQHRSLLTKREREIFELLIKDYSTREISTKLGISEKTVRNHISNTIQKLGVSSRTQAILELLRLQELSIY from the coding sequence ATGAATCGTCCGCAGCATCGTTCGCTGTTAACAAAAAGAGAACGCGAGATTTTTGAGCTATTAATAAAGGACTATTCAACGCGGGAAATATCAACTAAGCTAGGCATTAGTGAAAAAACCGTTCGTAATCATATTTCCAATACGATTCAAAAGCTGGGTGTATCAAGTCGTACGCAAGCGATTCTTGAGTTATTGAGACTACAGGAATTGTCGATTTACTGA
- a CDS encoding acyl-CoA thioesterase — protein MRATYIQDATEWMAGFSFSTKVKVRFSETDMYGHVNNTKVFAYFEYARIEYFKALGFDFAAGSETGNMLVVADIQCDYLKEVFFDEELTIFVKTASIGTSSMDLHYLVKNEKDEVCYTGRGTLVQLSSNTGKGVPLLEEQKKLLLGK, from the coding sequence ATGCGAGCTACATATATTCAGGATGCAACAGAATGGATGGCAGGGTTTTCATTTTCTACAAAGGTAAAGGTGCGGTTTTCGGAAACAGATATGTACGGGCATGTGAATAATACAAAAGTATTTGCCTATTTTGAATATGCACGCATCGAATATTTTAAAGCATTAGGATTTGATTTTGCTGCAGGATCGGAAACGGGAAATATGCTCGTTGTGGCAGATATTCAGTGTGACTATTTGAAAGAAGTTTTCTTCGATGAAGAATTGACAATTTTTGTTAAAACCGCATCAATCGGCACATCTTCCATGGATTTGCATTATTTGGTGAAAAATGAAAAAGATGAAGTATGCTATACAGGGCGCGGAACGCTTGTACAATTAAGCAGTAATACGGGGAAAGGTGTCCCTTTACTCGAAGAGCAAAAAAAATTATTGCTTGGGAAATAG
- the sdhB gene encoding succinate dehydrogenase iron-sulfur subunit, producing the protein METVNTGRTVKLEIVRQDNENGATRVEKFEVPYRPGMNVISALMHIQKYPVTADGQKTTPVSWDMNCLEEVCGACSMVINGRPQQSCSALVDKLTQPIRLEPMKTFPVIRDLQVDRERMFNALKKVKAWVPIDGTYDLGEGPRMPERKRQWAYELSKCMTCGVCMEACPNVSESASFIGPFALSQVRLFNTHPTGAMNKDERLNAIMGDGGLANCGNSQNCVAACPKGIPLTTSIAALNRETTVQMFKNFFGSDHMVD; encoded by the coding sequence GTGGAAACAGTAAATACTGGTAGAACAGTTAAGTTAGAAATCGTTCGTCAAGACAATGAGAATGGTGCTACACGCGTTGAAAAGTTTGAAGTTCCTTACCGTCCTGGTATGAACGTTATCTCTGCTCTAATGCATATTCAAAAATATCCTGTTACTGCTGATGGTCAAAAAACGACTCCAGTATCATGGGATATGAACTGTCTGGAAGAAGTTTGTGGTGCATGTTCAATGGTAATCAATGGACGTCCGCAACAATCTTGTTCAGCATTAGTAGACAAGTTAACTCAGCCAATTCGTTTAGAGCCAATGAAAACTTTCCCGGTTATCCGTGACTTACAAGTAGACCGTGAGCGCATGTTTAACGCACTTAAGAAAGTTAAAGCATGGGTACCAATCGATGGTACTTATGATTTAGGCGAAGGTCCACGTATGCCAGAGCGCAAACGTCAATGGGCTTATGAATTATCAAAATGTATGACTTGTGGTGTTTGTATGGAAGCATGTCCAAACGTTTCTGAATCAGCATCATTCATCGGTCCATTTGCATTATCACAAGTACGTTTATTCAATACACACCCAACAGGTGCAATGAATAAAGACGAGCGTTTAAATGCAATCATGGGCGACGGTGGTCTTGCAAACTGTGGTAACTCTCAAAACTGTGTAGCTGCTTGTCCAAAAGGTATTCCTTTAACAACATCTATCGCAGCACTTAACCGTGAAACTACAGTTCAAATGTTCAAAAACTTCTTCGGTTCTGACCACATGGTTGACTAA
- the sdhA gene encoding succinate dehydrogenase flavoprotein subunit, with the protein MAKSKVIVVGGGLAGLMATIKAAEVGTEVELFSLVPVKRSHSVCAQGGINGAVNTKGEGDSPWIHFDDTVYGGDFLANQPPVKGMCDAAPGIIHLMDRMGVMFNRTPEGLLDFRRFGGTLMHRTAFSGATTGQQLLYALDEQVRAHEVAGLVTKYEHWEFLGAVLDDEGVCRGIVAQDLRSEEIRSFRSDAVIMATGGPGIIFGKTTNSVINTGSAASIVYQQGATYSNGEMIQIHPTAIPGDDKNRLMSESARGEGGRVWTYKDGKPWYFLEEKYPAYGNLVPRDIATREIFDVCVNQKLGINGENMVYLDLSHKDPHELDIKLGGIIEIYEKFVGDDPRKLPMKIFPAVHYSMGGLWVDYDQMTEIPGLFAAGECDYSQHGANRLGANSLLSAIYGGMVAGPNAVKYIKGLKKHAEDLPEEIYTRRVQEETEKWEAILKMDGTENAYLLHKELGEWMTDNMTVVRVNAKLEETYAKLTELLERWENININDTQKWSNQGAHFTRQLKNMLYLAKVMTKGALLRNESRGAHFKPEFPERDDENFLKTTMAKFDPATGEPIITYADVDVSLIPPRKRDYSA; encoded by the coding sequence ATGGCAAAAAGTAAAGTTATCGTCGTTGGTGGCGGTCTTGCTGGCTTAATGGCTACGATTAAAGCAGCTGAAGTTGGTACTGAAGTTGAATTATTCTCGTTAGTTCCAGTTAAACGTTCACACTCTGTATGTGCACAAGGCGGAATTAACGGAGCAGTTAATACAAAAGGTGAAGGGGATTCTCCATGGATCCACTTTGACGATACAGTTTATGGTGGCGACTTCTTAGCGAACCAACCTCCAGTTAAAGGTATGTGTGATGCAGCACCTGGTATTATCCACTTAATGGACCGTATGGGTGTAATGTTCAACCGTACTCCAGAAGGTTTACTTGACTTCCGTCGTTTCGGTGGTACGTTAATGCACCGTACAGCATTCTCTGGTGCGACAACTGGTCAACAATTATTATATGCACTAGACGAGCAAGTTCGTGCACACGAAGTAGCTGGTTTAGTTACGAAGTATGAGCACTGGGAATTCCTTGGTGCGGTGCTTGATGACGAAGGCGTTTGCCGCGGTATCGTAGCACAAGATTTACGTTCTGAAGAAATTCGCTCATTCCGTTCTGATGCTGTAATTATGGCAACAGGTGGTCCTGGTATTATCTTCGGTAAAACAACAAACTCAGTAATCAATACTGGTTCTGCAGCATCGATTGTTTACCAACAAGGTGCAACATATTCAAACGGTGAAATGATTCAAATTCACCCAACAGCGATTCCTGGAGACGACAAAAACCGTCTAATGTCTGAATCTGCTCGTGGTGAAGGTGGACGTGTATGGACGTATAAAGACGGTAAGCCTTGGTACTTCCTAGAAGAGAAATATCCTGCTTACGGTAACTTAGTACCACGTGATATCGCAACACGTGAGATTTTTGACGTGTGCGTAAATCAAAAATTGGGTATTAATGGGGAAAACATGGTATACTTAGACTTATCCCATAAAGATCCTCATGAATTAGATATTAAATTAGGTGGTATTATCGAAATCTACGAGAAATTCGTAGGTGATGATCCACGTAAATTACCGATGAAAATCTTCCCGGCGGTACACTATTCAATGGGCGGATTATGGGTTGACTACGACCAAATGACTGAAATCCCTGGTTTATTCGCTGCAGGTGAATGTGACTACTCACAACACGGTGCAAACCGTTTAGGTGCGAACTCATTATTATCAGCGATTTACGGTGGTATGGTTGCAGGTCCAAATGCTGTTAAGTACATTAAAGGACTTAAAAAGCATGCGGAAGATTTACCTGAAGAAATCTACACGCGTCGCGTACAGGAAGAAACAGAGAAATGGGAAGCTATCCTAAAAATGGACGGTACAGAAAACGCTTACTTACTACACAAAGAGCTTGGTGAGTGGATGACTGACAACATGACTGTTGTACGTGTAAACGCAAAATTAGAAGAAACTTATGCGAAATTAACTGAGCTTCTAGAGCGTTGGGAAAACATCAACATTAACGACACGCAAAAATGGTCGAATCAAGGTGCTCACTTCACTCGTCAGTTAAAGAACATGCTATATTTAGCTAAAGTTATGACTAAGGGTGCATTATTACGTAACGAATCTCGTGGGGCTCACTTCAAACCTGAATTCCCTGAACGTGATGATGAAAACTTCTTAAAAACAACTATGGCGAAGTTCGATCCGGCAACGGGCGAACCAATTATTACTTATGCCGATGTAGACGTTTCGTTAATTCCACCACGTAAACGCGACTACTCAGCGTAG
- a CDS encoding succinate dehydrogenase cytochrome b558 subunit has protein sequence MSKDREFLWRRLHSLLGVVPVGLFLVFHLFLNFTAVGGEETYNNATGVMELLPHSLLLAMEWIIIYIPLMFHGFYGVYIAFTATYNTGRFSTFRNWMFALQRFTGIFLVIFIAWHIFQTRIQKALGAEVEFNMMVEIVDNPLMLVFYILGIVSAAFHLANGLWSFLVSWGITQSNKSQRIATYVTLLIFVVLAIVGVAAILAFV, from the coding sequence TTGTCGAAAGATCGTGAATTTTTATGGCGCCGCTTACACTCGTTATTAGGTGTAGTTCCTGTCGGGTTGTTCTTGGTGTTCCACTTATTTCTGAACTTCACAGCAGTTGGCGGTGAAGAAACTTACAATAACGCAACAGGTGTTATGGAATTACTTCCACACTCGTTATTGTTAGCGATGGAATGGATTATTATCTATATTCCATTAATGTTCCACGGATTCTATGGAGTGTATATTGCTTTCACTGCAACATACAACACTGGACGTTTCAGCACATTCCGTAACTGGATGTTTGCATTGCAACGTTTCACAGGTATTTTCCTTGTAATCTTCATTGCGTGGCATATTTTCCAAACACGTATCCAAAAAGCATTAGGTGCTGAAGTTGAATTCAATATGATGGTTGAAATCGTTGACAATCCATTAATGTTAGTATTCTACATCTTAGGTATCGTTTCAGCAGCATTCCACTTAGCGAACGGTTTATGGTCGTTCTTAGTAAGCTGGGGTATTACGCAATCTAACAAATCTCAACGAATCGCAACTTATGTTACATTGTTAATTTTCGTTGTATTAGCAATCGTTGGTGTTGCTGCTATCTTAGCATTCGTCTAA
- a CDS encoding YslB family protein codes for MEGYKMKTIPTFGYEIIRDHLLPSILGKHEEDVLYWAGKEIARKFPLFSMDELPSFFMEAGWGQLVLEKETKDELHYILMTTEEVPLNIVQRCFRLEAGFLAEQKQKQLGYLTECYEEKDNDKHIVKFTLKWDLKEKI; via the coding sequence ATGGAAGGGTACAAAATGAAAACGATTCCAACTTTTGGCTACGAAATCATTCGTGACCATCTTCTTCCTTCTATTCTGGGAAAGCATGAAGAAGATGTTTTATATTGGGCAGGTAAAGAGATTGCTAGAAAGTTCCCATTATTTTCAATGGATGAACTGCCTTCATTTTTTATGGAAGCTGGCTGGGGCCAGTTAGTTCTGGAAAAGGAAACGAAGGACGAACTTCATTACATACTTATGACAACAGAGGAAGTGCCACTCAATATTGTACAACGTTGTTTCCGTCTTGAAGCCGGCTTTTTGGCAGAGCAGAAACAAAAGCAGCTTGGCTATTTGACGGAATGCTATGAAGAAAAAGACAATGACAAACATATCGTAAAATTTACGTTAAAATGGGATTTAAAAGAGAAAATTTAG
- a CDS encoding aspartate kinase: protein METVVVKFGGPALTTPEKIVHIAKKVIKEQGRGINLVVVVSSMPAIRRELRQYAAEITDEPSKREMDALASSGAQITSAMLAMAIQEHGGKAVSLAGWQTGIVTNQKHGNARIDHVDSARIREHLALGEIVVVAGFQGVTGTDNISTFGKGGSETSAVALAVALEAERVEIFSSVEGIFTADPEIVKESRKLPEVSYDEMLEFANLGTKILHPRAVELAKKYNIPLIVRSFVQDVEGTFIKGDVDMEKNLLVRGVAYESDIIRLTIGYDSYETASLAEVFSVLAENDINVDIIVQAVIDGVKPTISFTISKDEFAEALRVLETSKLSLGFSFADFEVGLAKVSIIGSAMASNPGVAARMFARLGREHIPVKMVSTSEIKVSVVVPQEEMVRAANVLHEEFNLAMKEVTAS, encoded by the coding sequence ATGGAGACAGTTGTTGTAAAGTTTGGCGGTCCGGCATTGACTACACCGGAAAAAATAGTACATATCGCTAAAAAGGTGATAAAAGAACAAGGGCGTGGCATAAACTTAGTCGTTGTCGTTTCTTCAATGCCCGCTATACGACGAGAATTGAGACAATATGCTGCTGAAATCACCGATGAGCCGTCGAAACGGGAAATGGATGCACTTGCCTCATCAGGCGCACAAATAACAAGTGCAATGCTTGCAATGGCCATTCAGGAGCATGGTGGTAAAGCAGTGTCACTTGCTGGATGGCAAACAGGCATCGTTACAAATCAAAAACACGGTAACGCACGGATCGATCATGTTGACAGTGCACGAATTCGGGAACATTTGGCATTAGGTGAAATCGTTGTAGTAGCAGGTTTTCAAGGAGTTACGGGAACAGACAATATTTCAACATTCGGCAAAGGGGGTTCTGAAACTTCAGCAGTTGCACTGGCGGTTGCCCTCGAAGCGGAGCGTGTCGAGATTTTTTCATCAGTTGAAGGGATTTTTACAGCAGACCCAGAAATTGTAAAAGAATCTAGGAAACTACCGGAAGTTTCTTATGATGAGATGTTGGAATTTGCAAATTTAGGGACTAAAATTTTGCACCCACGTGCGGTTGAACTTGCCAAAAAATACAATATACCGCTCATTGTACGCTCTTTCGTACAGGACGTGGAAGGTACTTTTATTAAAGGGGATGTAGACATGGAGAAAAACTTACTTGTACGCGGGGTAGCCTACGAATCGGATATTATCCGTCTGACAATCGGCTATGATTCTTATGAGACCGCGTCATTGGCAGAAGTGTTTAGTGTTTTAGCAGAAAATGATATCAATGTGGATATTATTGTTCAAGCAGTCATTGATGGCGTGAAGCCGACCATTTCCTTTACGATTTCAAAAGATGAGTTTGCGGAAGCTTTACGGGTACTGGAAACTAGTAAACTGTCGCTTGGGTTTAGTTTTGCGGATTTTGAAGTAGGTTTAGCGAAAGTATCTATTATCGGATCTGCGATGGCATCCAATCCGGGGGTGGCGGCACGCATGTTTGCACGATTAGGTCGCGAACATATTCCTGTGAAAATGGTCAGCACTTCGGAAATTAAAGTTTCTGTCGTTGTACCGCAGGAAGAAATGGTTCGTGCTGCGAATGTGCTGCATGAGGAATTCAATTTGGCGATGAAAGAAGTAACCGCTTCTTAA
- the uvrC gene encoding excinuclease ABC subunit UvrC — MNAIIKAKLEILPNESGCYIMKDRQGTIIYVGKAKVLKNRVRSYFTGSHDGKTARLVSEIEDFEYIVTSSDLEALILELNLIKLHDPKYNVKLTDDKTYPYIKITNERYPRIITTRKVKKDKAKYFGPYPNAYAANETRKLLDRLYPLRKCTHLPNQVCLYYHLGQCLAPCVKDIEKQVYDEMIDEISKFLNGGVEEIQQDLQQKMMDAAENLEFERAKEFRDLIAHIDQIMEKQKIVTDDLSNRDVFGYAVEKGWMCVQVFFVRQGKLIERDVSIFPIYNEPEEEFLTFVGRFYEQPHHLLPKEIFVPKTINETILQKLLDVKVLTPKRGSKKELVELAMKNAEIAIHEKFQLIERQEERTVGACEALAEAMQIPLPLRIEAFDNSHMHGADPVSAMVVFIDGKPSKKEYRKYKTREAAKHDDYGAMQEVIRRRYTRVLRENLPLPDLILIDGGKGQMEVAREVIEDELGLVIPIAGLAKDEKHNTSQLFFGTPPEVVPLKRTSDGFYLLQRIQDEVHRFAITFLRQQHQTNAITSVLDGIEGVGPKRKQQLMKHFGSVKKIREASELQLQESGVPGKLAEVIYRHFHEAPLNKE; from the coding sequence ATGAATGCAATCATCAAAGCAAAATTAGAAATACTACCAAATGAATCAGGTTGCTATATTATGAAAGACCGTCAAGGTACGATTATCTACGTTGGCAAGGCGAAAGTATTGAAAAATCGAGTACGTTCTTACTTTACGGGAAGTCATGACGGTAAAACTGCAAGACTAGTCAGTGAGATCGAAGACTTCGAGTATATTGTGACTTCAAGCGATTTGGAAGCCCTTATACTTGAGCTGAATCTAATTAAGCTGCATGACCCGAAATATAATGTGAAACTAACGGATGATAAAACATATCCTTATATAAAAATAACAAATGAACGGTACCCGCGTATTATTACGACAAGAAAAGTGAAGAAAGATAAGGCGAAATATTTCGGGCCGTATCCGAATGCCTATGCTGCGAACGAAACGCGGAAATTACTGGACCGTTTGTATCCGCTTCGTAAATGTACACATCTGCCTAACCAGGTATGTCTGTACTATCATCTGGGTCAATGTTTGGCGCCGTGTGTAAAAGACATCGAGAAACAAGTGTATGACGAAATGATTGATGAGATTTCGAAGTTTTTAAACGGGGGCGTCGAAGAAATTCAGCAAGACCTTCAGCAAAAAATGATGGATGCAGCTGAAAATCTGGAGTTTGAGCGTGCAAAGGAATTCCGGGATTTGATTGCCCATATCGATCAAATTATGGAAAAACAAAAAATCGTTACGGATGATTTAAGCAACCGGGATGTATTCGGCTATGCAGTTGAAAAAGGCTGGATGTGTGTTCAGGTGTTTTTTGTGCGTCAAGGCAAACTCATTGAGCGGGATGTCTCGATTTTCCCGATTTATAATGAGCCGGAAGAGGAATTTTTAACATTTGTCGGCCGCTTTTATGAACAGCCGCACCATCTATTGCCAAAAGAAATCTTTGTGCCGAAAACGATCAATGAAACAATATTACAAAAGCTGTTGGACGTGAAGGTGCTGACACCGAAGCGCGGTTCCAAAAAAGAGCTTGTTGAATTAGCGATGAAAAATGCGGAAATCGCCATTCATGAGAAATTCCAGTTGATTGAACGTCAAGAAGAGCGGACAGTTGGGGCTTGTGAAGCACTTGCCGAAGCGATGCAAATACCGTTGCCGCTAAGAATAGAAGCATTTGATAACAGTCATATGCACGGTGCGGATCCGGTTTCGGCGATGGTTGTTTTTATCGATGGAAAGCCTTCGAAAAAGGAATACCGGAAATATAAAACAAGGGAAGCAGCCAAACACGATGACTATGGTGCGATGCAGGAAGTTATTCGACGCCGTTATACACGTGTTCTGCGTGAAAATCTGCCATTGCCCGATCTGATTCTTATTGACGGAGGAAAAGGACAGATGGAAGTCGCGCGGGAAGTGATTGAAGATGAGCTTGGGTTAGTCATTCCGATAGCAGGGTTGGCTAAAGACGAAAAGCATAATACGTCCCAGCTTTTCTTTGGTACGCCTCCGGAAGTTGTTCCGTTAAAGCGTACAAGTGACGGTTTTTATTTATTGCAGCGCATTCAAGATGAGGTACACCGGTTTGCGATTACGTTTTTACGTCAGCAGCATCAGACGAATGCAATCACTTCTGTTCTCGATGGAATTGAAGGTGTAGGTCCGAAGCGGAAGCAGCAGCTCATGAAGCATTTTGGATCAGTGAAAAAAATCCGCGAGGCAAGCGAACTGCAGCTGCAGGAATCCGGAGTGCCGGGGAAACTGGCGGAAGTCATCTATCGTCATTTTCATGAAGCACCATTGAACAAAGAATAA
- the trxA gene encoding thioredoxin has product MAIVHATDQTFPQEISNGTVLVDFWATWCGPCKMIAPVLEELDSEIGNDVKIVKVDVDNNQGTAADYQIMSIPSLLLFVDGELKAKTAGFMPKEALVDFINDNK; this is encoded by the coding sequence ATGGCAATTGTACACGCGACAGATCAAACATTCCCGCAAGAAATTTCAAACGGCACAGTTTTAGTAGACTTTTGGGCTACTTGGTGCGGACCATGTAAAATGATTGCTCCAGTTCTTGAAGAATTAGATTCAGAAATCGGTAACGATGTTAAAATCGTAAAAGTTGATGTTGATAACAACCAAGGTACTGCTGCTGATTACCAAATCATGTCAATCCCATCATTATTATTATTCGTAGATGGTGAATTAAAAGCAAAAACTGCTGGCTTCATGCCAAAAGAAGCGTTAGTGGATTTCATTAACGACAACAAATAA
- a CDS encoding electron transfer flavoprotein subunit alpha/FixB family protein → MSKKVLVLGEVREGSLRNVSFEAIAAGLQIADGGEVVGLLVGDAVAGLTQELIAYGASRVITVEHPHLKNYTSDGYSQAILAVVEQENPEAIVFGHTSLGKDLSPKIASRLKSGLISDVTEIQGAGDDTVFVRPIYSGKAFEKVKIKDGIIFATIRPNNIPPLAKDDSRTGEVSSVSVDITNLRTIIKEVVRKSTEGVDLSEAKVVVAGGRGVKSEEGFEPLKELANLLGGTVGASRGACDAEYCDYSLQIGQTGKVVTPDLYIAAGISGAIQHLAGMSNSKVIVAINKDPEANIFKVADYGIVGDLFEVVPMLIEEFKALKVNA, encoded by the coding sequence ATGTCAAAGAAAGTTTTAGTGTTAGGTGAGGTTCGCGAAGGGAGCTTACGTAACGTTTCATTCGAAGCAATTGCAGCAGGTTTACAAATCGCTGATGGCGGAGAGGTAGTAGGTTTATTAGTGGGGGATGCAGTAGCTGGTTTAACGCAGGAATTAATTGCATATGGAGCGAGCCGCGTTATTACAGTGGAACATCCACACTTGAAAAACTATACATCTGACGGATACAGCCAAGCAATTTTAGCAGTAGTTGAACAAGAAAATCCAGAAGCAATCGTATTCGGTCATACTTCTTTAGGTAAAGATTTATCACCAAAAATTGCTTCACGCCTGAAATCAGGGTTAATTTCAGATGTTACGGAAATACAGGGAGCAGGCGATGATACAGTATTTGTCCGCCCGATCTATTCTGGTAAAGCATTTGAAAAAGTAAAAATCAAAGATGGTATTATTTTTGCGACAATCCGTCCAAACAATATTCCGCCATTAGCAAAAGACGATTCTCGTACTGGTGAAGTATCATCAGTATCGGTTGATATTACAAATTTACGTACAATCATCAAAGAAGTTGTGCGCAAATCAACTGAAGGTGTAGACCTTTCAGAGGCGAAAGTAGTAGTTGCAGGTGGCCGTGGTGTTAAATCCGAAGAAGGATTTGAGCCATTAAAAGAGCTTGCTAATTTACTGGGTGGAACAGTTGGCGCATCTCGTGGTGCATGTGACGCTGAATATTGTGATTACTCATTACAAATCGGCCAAACTGGTAAAGTTGTAACACCTGACTTATATATCGCTGCGGGGATTTCCGGTGCGATCCAGCATTTAGCTGGTATGTCGAACTCAAAAGTTATCGTTGCGATCAACAAAGATCCAGAAGCAAATATCTTTAAAGTAGCAGACTACGGTATTGTTGGTGACTTATTCGAAGTAGTGCCAATGTTAATCGAAGAGTTTAAAGCACTTAAAGTAAATGCTTAA